In Apodemus sylvaticus chromosome 8, mApoSyl1.1, whole genome shotgun sequence, one genomic interval encodes:
- the Zc3h13 gene encoding zinc finger CCCH domain-containing protein 13 isoform X8: MKRQKIQRELMKLEQENMDKREEIIIQKEVSPEVVRSKLSPSPSLRKSSKSPKRKSSPKASSAGKKERKGAVVTSPLLDQQRNSKGNQSKKKGPRTPSPPPPILEDIILGKKYKEKYKVKDRIEEKPRDGKDRGRDFERQREKRDKPRSSSPGQHHSPLSSRHHSSSSQSGSSIQRHSPSPRRKRTPSPSYQRTLTPSLRRSASPYQTHCLSSPQRKQSPPRHRSPMREKGRHDHERTSQSHDRRHERREETRGKRDREKDTREERESEHDHRDDREPRDSRDRRDTRDRRELRDSRDIRDSREMRDYSRDTKESRDPRDSRSARDVHDYRDREPRDAHARDVRDARDIRDVRDVRDVRDVRDARDVRDIRDVRDARDVRDARDVRDVRDVRDVRDVRDARDGHRKEDVYQEEARSYGRNHLREESSRVELRNDSRNESRSEIRNDRMGRSRGRGPELPEKGSRGTRSSQMDSHSSGGNYHDSWETRSSYPERDRYPERDTREQARDSSFERRHGERDRRDNRERAPMFDTSCCPYPLPPVFSGPAVGTEKIRDQRPSSPIRHQGRSEELERDERREERRIDRVDERRDERVRDRDRDREREREREREREREREREKERERELERERAAREREREREKEREREREREREQRDRDHDREREREREREREKEREREREERERERERERERERERERERERERERERERERAREREKERERQREWEDKDKGRDDRREKREDVHVREDRLPRDSHEDRKSKKRYRNEGSPSPRQSPKRRREHSPDSDTYHSGDDKNEKHRLLSQVVRPQESRSLSPSHLTEDRQGRWKEEDRKSERKESSRRYEEQELKEKLSCGDRQREQADSADGSRARAPDILSHRQAEDRDRDGSERAHDEKKKAKAPKKPVKKKKEEDAGIERGNLETHEDSQVFSPKKGQKKKNIEKKRKRSKGDSDVSDEEAAPQSKKKRGPRTPPLAIKEELIDISTDKDGILEDPLKKEDTAFSDWSDEDVPDRTDGLEAELAAATATPGSTPSPLSSLLPPPPPVAAASIAATALASSAISTATSASGSGSAATSNSNGGEDSHRKCHRARGEKLEVSHVTLEDTPHRKLVDQKRSSSLGSNRSHRSHTSGRLRSPSNDSAHRSGDDQGSRKRALHGGSRDREKTKSLEITERKSRIDQLKRGEPSRSTSSDRQDSRSHSSRRSSPESDRQGHSRSGSFDSRDRLQERDRYEHDRERERDRRDPRPREWDREADKEWPRTRDRDRLRERERDRDKRRDLDRERERLIADPMERDRERDRTFETSQLESVKRSEVKLESEHERDLEGSSSRDSVALEKERMDRDLGCVQGFEDVGKAERTESLEAGDDESKLDDAHSLGSGAGEGYEPISDDELDEILAGDAEKREDQQEEEKMPDPLDVIDVDWSGLMPKHPKEPREPGAALLKFTPGAVLLRVGISKKLAGSELFSKVKETCQQLLEKPKDADSLFEHELGALNMAALLRKEERASLLSDLGPCCKALCFRRDSAIRKQLVKNEKGTVKQAYTNTPMVDSELLRLSLRLFKRKTCHAPGQEKTEDGKLAPCSVQQELCVS, translated from the exons AAATTCAAAAGGCaaccaaagtaaaaagaaaggacCACGCACTCCTAGTCCACCTCCTCCTATATTAGAAGACATCATTCTggggaaaaaatacaaagaaaagtatAAAGTGAAAGACAGGATAGAAGAAAAACCAAGGGATGGAAAGGACAGAGGACGGGATTTtgaaaggcaaagagaaaaacGTGACAAACCAAG GTCTTCCTCCCCGGGACAGCACCATTCTCCTCTGTCTTCTAGACATCACTCGTCATCCTCACAGTCAGGGTCATCTATTCAGAGACACTCTCCTTCTCCTCGCCGGAAAAGAACTCCTTCCCCATCCTACCAGAGGACTTTAACTCCATCTTTACGACGTTCTGCCTCTCCTTATCAAACCCATTGTCtgtcttctcctcagagaaagcaAAGCCCTCCAAGACATCGCTCTCCAATGCGAGAGAAAGGGAGGCATGATCATGAACGAACTTCACAGTCACATGATCGGCGTCATGAAAGGAGGGAAG AAACTCGAGGCAAAAGGGATAGAGAAAAGGACACCAGAGAAGAGCGAGAGTCTGAACATGACCACAGGGATGACAGAGAACCACGAGACAGCCGGGACCGGAGAGACACTAGAGACCGTAGGGAACTGAGAGACTCCAGAGACATACGGGACTCCAGAGAGATGAGAGATTATAGCAGAGATACCAAGGAGAGCCGTGATCCCAGAGATTCCCGGTCAGCTCGGGATGTCCATGACTACAGGGACCGTGAACCTCGGGATGCTCATGCTAGAGATGTTCGGGATGCTCGGGACATCCGGGATGTCCGAGATGTGCGTGATGTCCGGGATGTCCGGGATGCTCGGGATGTCCGTGATATTCGAGATGTCCGGGATGCTCGGGATGTCCGTGATGCTCGGGATGTCCGTGATGTCCGTGATGTCCGTGATGTGCGGGATGTGCGGGATGCCCGGGATGGTCATCGAAAGGAGGATGTATACCAGGAAGAAGCCCGCAGTTATGGTAGAAACCACTTGAGAGAAGAGAGTTCTAGAGTTGAACTAAGGAATGACTCTAGAAATGAGTCTCGAAGTGAAATCAGAAATGACCGGATGGGCAGAAGTAGGGGGAGAGGTCCAGAACTGCCTGAAAAGG GAAGTCGAGGCACAAGAAGTTCCCAAATGGATAGCCACAGCAGTGGCGGCAACTACCATGACAGCTGGGAAACTCGGAGTAGCTATCCTGAAAGAGACAGGTACCCTGAGAGAGACACTCGGGAGCAAGCAAGGGATTCTTCCTTTGAGAGAAGGCATGGAGAAAGAGACCGTCGGGATAACAGAGAACGAG ctcCTATGTTCGACACCTCCTGCTGCCCCTATCCTTTGCCACCAGTGTTCTCAGGTCCTGCTGTGGGGACAGAGAAGATAAGAG ATCAAAGACCAAGCTCACCTATTCGCCATCAGGGAAGGAGTGAGGAGCTTGAGCGAGATGAAAGAAGAGAGGAACGAAGAATAGACAGAGTGGATGAGAGAAGAGATGAGAGGGTCAGAGACAGAGATCGGGACCGAGagcgagagagggagagggagagagagcgggAACGAGAGCGGGAgcgggaaaaggaaagagaaagagaactggaaagagagagagcagctAGAGagcgggagagagagagggagaaagagagggagagggagcgagaacgagagagagagcagagagatcGTGACCATGATCGAgagcgagaaagagagagggagcgagagagggaaaaagaacgGGAACGAGAgcgagaagagagagagagggagagagagagggaacggGAGCGGGAGAGAGAGCGGGAACGGGAGcgggagagagagcgagagcgggAGCGGGAGCGAGAGAGggccagagaaagagagaaagaacgaGAACGGCAAAGAGAGTGGGAAGATAAAGACAAGGGGCGCGATGACCGGAGGGAGAAGCGCGAGGACGTCCACGTTCGCGAGGACAGGCTCCCCAGAGACAGCCACGAGGACAGGAAGTCCAA GAAGCGCTATAGAAACGAAGGGAGTCCCAGCCCCCGGCAGTCCCCCAAGCGCCGGAGGGAGCATTCGCCCGACAGTGACACCTACCACAGTGGGGATGACAAAA ATGAAAAGCATCGACTCCTGAGCCAGGTTGTACGGCCACAGGAATCCCGCTCTCTCAGCCCATCGCACCTCACAGAAGACAGGCAAGGTAGATGGAAAGAAGAGGATCGGAAATCGGAAAGAAAGGAGAGCTCAAGGCGCTACGAAGAGCAAGAACTCAAAGAGAAGCTCTCGTGTGGAGACCGGCAGAGGGAGCAGGCAGACAGCGCGGACGGCTCACGAGCACGGGCGCCCGACATCCTCAGCCATCGGCAGGCCGAAGACCGCGACCGTGACGGCTCCGAGCGAGCCCACGACGAGAAGAAGAAAGCCAAAGCTCCGAAGAAACCtgtgaagaaaaagaaggaggaggatgctGGAATAGAGAGGGGCAACCTTGAGACACATGAGGATAGTCAGGTGTTTTCACCAAAGAAAgggcagaagaagaaaaacattgaGAAGAAGCGAAAAAGATCCAAGGGCGATTCTGACGTTTCTGATGAAGAGGCCGCCCCGCAGAGTAAGAAGAAGAGAGGGCCTCGCACACCCCCTCTGGCCATCAAGGAGGAGCTGATTGACATTTCCACTGACAAGGATGGCATCCTGGAGGATCCACTGAAGAAAGAAGATACAGCCTTTAGTGACTGGTCAGATGAGGATGTGCCGGACCGCACAGACGGGCTGGAGGCCGAGCTCGCCGCGGCCACGGCCACCCCTGGCAGCACCCCTTCCCCGctgtcctcccttctccctcctcctcccccggTGGCCGCTGCCAGCATTGCAGCTACTGCTCTCGCCTCCTCAGCTATTTCCACCGCCACCTCTGCCTCCGGTTCAGGCTCTGCTGCCACCTCCAATTCTAACGGTGGTGAAGACTCACATAGAAAATGCCACAGGGCACGAGGGGAGAAGCTAGAGGTGTCTCATGTGACCCTAGAGGATACTCCACATCGCAAGCTGGTGGATCAAAAGAGAAGCAGCAGCCTTGGAAGCAATCGCAGTCACCGCAGCCACACCTCTGGTCGCCTACGCTCCCCATCTAATGATTCTGCACATCGAAGTGGGGATGACCAGGGTAGTCGGAAGAGGGCGCTCCATGGTGGCTCCAGAgatagagagaaaacaaaaagcctCGAAATCACAGAGAGAAAGTCCAGGATTGATCAGTTAAAGCGCGGAGAACCCAGTCGAAGCACTTCTTCAG ATCGCCAGGATTCCAGAAGCCACAGCTCAAGAAGAAGCTCTCCTGAGTCAGATCGGCAGGGTCACTCAAGGTCTGGGTCATTTGACAGTAGGGACCGACTTCAAGAACGAGATAGGTATGAGCATGACAGAGAGCGGGAGAGGGACCGGAGGGACCCCAGACCGAGGGAGTGGGACCGGGAAGCCGATAAAGAATGGCCTCGGACCAGAGACCGAGATAGACTTCGGGAACGCGAGAGAGACCGAGACAAAAGGAGAGACTTGGACAGAGAAAGGGAGCGACTGATCGCTGACCCCATGGAAAGGGACAGAGAACGAGATAGAACTTTTGAGACGTCTCAGTTGGAATCTGTGAAGCGAAGTGAAGTCAAATTGGAGAGTGAACATGAAAGAGACCTGGAAGGCAGCAGCTCCCGGGACTCCGTGGCCTtggaaaaagaaaggatggacagagacctgggatgtgtgCAGGGGTTTGAAGATGTGGGTAAAGCTGAGAGAACAGAGAGTCTGGAAG CAGGAGATGACGAATCTAAGTTAGATGATGCACATTCGTTAGGATCTGGTGCTGGGGAAGGATATGAGCCTATCAGTGATGACGAGCTAGATGAAATTCTGGCAGGGGATGCAGAAAAGAGAGAGGAccagcaggaagaggagaagatgcCAG ATCCATTAGATGTGATAGATGTGGACTGGTCTGGACTAATGCCAAAGCATCCGAAAGAACCAAGAGAGCCTGGGGCTGCACTCTTAAAGTTCACACCTGGAGCTGTTCTACTGCGAGTTGGGATTTCTAAAAAGTTGGCCGGTTCTGAGCTCTTTAGCAAAGTTAAAGAAACATGTCAACAACTTCTAGAAAAACCCAAAG ATGCAGACAGCCTTTTCGAACACGAACTAGGAGCTCTCAACATGGCTGCTTTACTTCGCAAAGAAGAGCGAGCAAGTCTTCTTAGTGACCTGGGACCGTGTTGTAAAGCTTTATGTTTCAGACGGGATTCTGCAATCCGGAAGCAGCTTGTGAAGAATGAAAAG GGAACCGTGAAGCAGGCGTACACAAACACTCCGATGGTAGACAGTGAGCTGCTTCGCCTAAGTCTTCGCTTATTTAAGAGGAAGACCTGCCATGCACCTGGACAGGAAAAGACTGAAGATGGGAAATTAGCACCGTGCAGTGTCCAGCAGGAGCTGTGTGTGTCCTAG